In a single window of the Delftia tsuruhatensis genome:
- a CDS encoding PLP-dependent aminotransferase family protein has product MQDDHLPVWSPRLAVQGGPRFLQIADALQAAVADGSLKPGDRLPPQRQLAARLGVDLTTITRAYDEARRRHLLEGRGARGTYVAAPKVEWTSVLDLSMNTPPPPAGVDFDDLLKQGLSQVLMRADAQLLMTYHLGGGSDSDRKAGARWLAPMFGPLDARQVLVCPGAQAAIAALILALTQPGDVILAEPASYPGLRAAAAQFGRHVLVVEADGQGMVPEKLERACRQHRPGLVYLNPTLQNPTAITIAERRRKELARIARRCRVRIIEDDPYWLLADAPPPPIATFAPEQVYYISTLSKCLTPGLRVAFVLIRDPQERERFLVALRSFALMAAPLTAALATQWILDGSADGLMEGVRKEARLRHRMARDILAGRYSGAGDGLHVWLELPGYWSSLQLARTAESEGIAVTPAQAFATGGESANAIRISLGSIQDRGLLQAGLRRLSDLLARRPEPFSGAVV; this is encoded by the coding sequence ATGCAAGATGACCATTTGCCCGTCTGGTCGCCACGGCTGGCCGTGCAGGGCGGGCCCCGCTTTCTGCAGATCGCCGACGCCCTGCAGGCGGCAGTGGCGGACGGATCGCTGAAACCCGGTGACCGCCTGCCCCCGCAGCGCCAGCTGGCAGCCCGGCTGGGCGTAGACCTGACGACGATCACGCGCGCCTACGACGAAGCAAGGCGCCGCCACCTGCTGGAGGGGCGCGGCGCCCGGGGCACCTATGTCGCGGCGCCCAAGGTCGAGTGGACCTCGGTCCTCGACCTGAGCATGAATACCCCGCCACCACCGGCTGGCGTGGACTTCGACGACCTGTTGAAACAAGGCCTGTCCCAGGTATTGATGCGGGCCGATGCGCAACTGCTGATGACCTACCACCTGGGCGGGGGAAGCGACTCCGACCGCAAGGCGGGTGCCCGGTGGCTGGCGCCGATGTTCGGCCCCCTGGATGCCCGGCAGGTGCTGGTCTGCCCGGGCGCGCAGGCAGCCATCGCCGCCCTGATTCTTGCGCTGACGCAGCCCGGCGACGTGATCCTGGCCGAGCCCGCCAGCTATCCCGGCCTGCGCGCCGCAGCGGCCCAGTTCGGCCGGCATGTCCTGGTGGTGGAGGCGGACGGGCAAGGCATGGTGCCCGAGAAGCTGGAGCGGGCCTGCCGCCAGCACAGGCCGGGGCTGGTCTACCTCAATCCGACCTTGCAGAACCCGACCGCCATCACCATCGCGGAACGCCGTCGCAAGGAGCTTGCGCGCATCGCCAGGCGCTGCCGTGTCCGCATCATCGAGGACGATCCCTACTGGCTTCTCGCCGATGCCCCGCCGCCGCCCATTGCCACGTTTGCACCGGAGCAGGTGTACTACATCTCCACCCTCTCCAAATGCCTGACGCCCGGCCTGCGCGTCGCCTTCGTGCTCATCCGCGACCCGCAGGAGCGCGAACGGTTCCTGGTCGCGCTCAGGTCCTTCGCGCTGATGGCCGCCCCTTTGACGGCCGCACTGGCCACGCAATGGATCCTCGACGGCTCGGCCGACGGCCTGATGGAAGGCGTACGCAAGGAGGCGCGCCTGCGCCACCGGATGGCCAGGGACATTCTGGCGGGCCGGTACAGCGGCGCCGGAGACGGCCTGCATGTATGGCTGGAGCTGCCGGGGTATTGGAGCTCCCTCCAACTTGCGCGAACCGCCGAGAGCGAAGGCATCGCCGTCACACCCGCGCAAGCCTTCGCCACGGGCGGCGAATCCGCGAATGCCATCCGGATCTCCCTGGGCAGCATCCAGGACCGGGGACTCTTGCAGGCGGGTCTCAGACGCCTGTCCGATCTGCTGGCGCGGCGGCCCGAGCCGTTCAGTGGGGCGGTGGTGTAG
- a CDS encoding SAVED domain-containing protein yields the protein MPKPKATPDPSTSTTAAPVTRSVARAYISAPVRRDLWIAAAGRCEFRGCCKPVDRDFLTKKAKSVVGEFAHIIADSPAGARGVPGLSEKLAADPSNLMLACFDCHSRIDRHGQSNEFTAEQLRAMKRDHEARIEFMYSATGVEESMPVVMSFPVGAHVPVIDVRHIQHAMLMNSGFKRFPTAGSVHIDQSNFFLQDNEPDFWGNAQRALTQQYEQRILPELVARKGAVHLTIAGFAPIPMLMKLGALVGDKTPAAVMDLPNEKWLWDTRDACPEPSYTFTVPPALPREISVVVSISGRAQHPVGRDVVEFHAVAPDRGIIRKESHVQQFRTSFNAFLQQLFAAGARVLHLHPATPLSASIEIGRTLLPKAFEEVHIWEWQAPEWKPALRLK from the coding sequence ATGCCTAAACCAAAAGCAACGCCTGATCCGAGCACCTCCACAACTGCTGCTCCCGTGACCAGGTCTGTCGCGCGAGCCTACATTTCCGCGCCGGTCCGGCGAGACCTCTGGATCGCTGCGGCTGGTCGTTGTGAATTCCGCGGCTGCTGCAAGCCTGTAGACCGCGACTTTCTTACCAAGAAGGCCAAGAGCGTAGTCGGCGAATTCGCTCATATCATTGCTGACAGCCCAGCAGGCGCTCGAGGCGTTCCGGGGCTGTCGGAAAAGCTGGCGGCAGACCCCAGCAACCTCATGCTGGCCTGCTTCGACTGCCATTCACGAATAGACCGCCACGGCCAGAGCAACGAATTCACTGCTGAGCAACTTCGAGCCATGAAGCGCGACCACGAGGCTCGCATCGAGTTCATGTACTCGGCCACTGGTGTTGAGGAAAGCATGCCCGTCGTGATGTCGTTCCCTGTCGGCGCCCACGTGCCTGTGATCGACGTGCGCCACATCCAGCACGCGATGCTGATGAACAGCGGCTTTAAACGCTTCCCCACGGCCGGCTCGGTACACATCGACCAGAGCAACTTCTTCTTGCAGGACAACGAACCTGATTTCTGGGGCAACGCTCAGCGCGCTCTTACCCAGCAGTATGAGCAGCGCATCCTGCCCGAGCTCGTTGCAAGGAAAGGAGCCGTGCACCTCACTATCGCCGGCTTCGCTCCTATCCCAATGCTTATGAAGCTGGGGGCACTGGTGGGCGACAAGACGCCTGCGGCCGTCATGGACTTGCCGAACGAGAAGTGGCTCTGGGACACGCGCGACGCTTGCCCCGAGCCCAGCTACACATTCACGGTACCGCCTGCGCTCCCTCGCGAAATATCGGTCGTCGTCAGCATCTCGGGCAGGGCCCAGCACCCCGTTGGCCGCGACGTCGTGGAGTTCCATGCCGTTGCGCCTGACCGCGGCATCATCCGCAAGGAGTCCCATGTACAGCAGTTCCGCACGAGCTTCAACGCCTTCCTGCAGCAGCTGTTTGCCGCCGGCGCTCGGGTCCTGCACCTGCATCCGGCGACGCCGCTGTCAGCAAGCATCGAGATCGGTAGGACCCTGCTGCCCAAGGCGTTCGAAGAGGTTCATATCTGGGAGTGGCAAGCACCTGAGTGGAAGCCGGCGCTGAGGCTTAAGTAG
- a CDS encoding ThiF family adenylyltransferase yields MTEAAVQIDAAKIDATFEAVEAAFALRGVPVAPLPSEAPNVLAIELTGTRRWTVYVDCAEEHLRLPRVTTDPPTALLAHVSYSGYVCIDDEQGLSLDPKRPADIVAHAAMKAYDLLENSAADAASGYEEFFNELEGYWQGLPGALRGRSYFEVDGASRLLKGFSNFGLKKPTWYFLERDASIPWEVENQKLESHRALYVHLDQVGLPPVQPDKLTPAFIDDVLQRMSPDQLALWDKLVGPSKNSPKRLALLVSVPRQAGGRSLVAASFTASRGAVDKKGIATPLTMRRHTPTYMRERGGASLDLLNKHIAVLGAGAVGSVVVDTLAAAGVGKLTVVDHDEYSEDNVFRHVLQPLYIDMEKPLGMKLALERRYPGLKITPVATTGQTWLKTADLSQYDGIVLAFGSPSIERSFSKAFRAGSHDLPVVFTWLEALDLGGHSMLMWTRGEGCLNCAYRDDEGQPSLASRTAFLEPNQPVTRNLTGCAGAFVPYGPVQSRRTGLMAAEHILSAVSAVAAGDAKRRPSYKFWVGEGKVAAKQGLRTTPWFQLARTTSEEVATKQVFGRPCPHCRAPKEPAP; encoded by the coding sequence TTGACCGAGGCCGCAGTTCAGATCGACGCCGCGAAAATCGACGCGACCTTCGAGGCGGTTGAGGCAGCGTTTGCGCTGCGGGGCGTCCCTGTTGCGCCTCTGCCCAGCGAAGCTCCAAACGTACTGGCCATTGAGCTCACCGGCACGCGCCGGTGGACGGTCTACGTCGACTGCGCGGAGGAGCACTTGCGGTTGCCAAGGGTTACCACAGACCCGCCGACCGCTCTGCTTGCCCATGTCAGCTATAGCGGCTATGTCTGCATCGACGATGAGCAGGGCCTGTCGCTGGACCCAAAGCGTCCCGCAGACATCGTCGCGCACGCTGCGATGAAGGCGTACGACCTGCTGGAAAACTCCGCAGCGGATGCGGCTTCTGGCTACGAGGAGTTTTTCAACGAACTGGAGGGCTACTGGCAGGGCCTTCCAGGGGCGCTTCGCGGGCGGTCGTACTTCGAAGTTGACGGCGCGTCGCGCCTGCTCAAGGGGTTCTCCAACTTCGGCTTGAAGAAGCCAACCTGGTACTTCCTGGAGCGAGACGCCAGCATTCCTTGGGAGGTGGAAAACCAGAAGCTTGAGTCTCACCGCGCCCTTTACGTCCACCTGGACCAGGTGGGCTTGCCGCCCGTGCAGCCGGACAAGTTGACCCCGGCCTTCATCGACGATGTTCTGCAGCGCATGTCGCCGGACCAACTCGCGCTCTGGGACAAGCTGGTCGGACCGTCGAAAAACTCCCCGAAGCGGCTGGCGCTACTGGTGTCAGTGCCGCGCCAGGCTGGCGGGCGCTCCCTGGTGGCAGCCTCATTCACGGCAAGCCGCGGCGCAGTCGACAAGAAGGGGATAGCGACTCCTCTGACCATGCGGCGACACACGCCGACATACATGCGCGAGCGTGGCGGTGCGTCGCTTGACTTGCTCAACAAGCACATCGCTGTGCTCGGCGCGGGGGCCGTGGGGTCGGTGGTCGTGGACACGCTGGCTGCTGCAGGCGTTGGCAAGCTGACGGTCGTCGACCACGATGAATACTCTGAGGACAACGTTTTCCGTCACGTCCTTCAGCCCCTGTACATCGACATGGAGAAGCCGTTAGGCATGAAGTTGGCGCTGGAACGACGCTACCCAGGCTTGAAGATCACCCCGGTGGCCACGACAGGGCAGACGTGGCTCAAGACGGCTGATCTCAGCCAGTACGACGGCATCGTGCTGGCCTTCGGTTCTCCGTCCATCGAGCGGTCATTTTCGAAGGCTTTCAGGGCCGGTAGTCATGACCTCCCCGTGGTATTTACCTGGCTTGAGGCGCTCGATCTCGGCGGGCACTCGATGCTCATGTGGACTAGAGGCGAGGGATGCCTCAACTGCGCCTACCGCGACGACGAAGGACAGCCGTCCCTGGCTTCGCGTACCGCCTTCTTGGAACCCAACCAGCCGGTCACGCGCAATCTCACTGGATGCGCGGGTGCATTCGTGCCCTACGGCCCGGTTCAGTCCCGGCGCACCGGCTTGATGGCAGCGGAGCACATCCTGTCGGCAGTAAGTGCCGTTGCCGCGGGCGATGCCAAGCGCCGGCCTTCCTACAAGTTCTGGGTGGGCGAGGGCAAGGTCGCCGCCAAGCAGGGGCTGCGCACGACTCCCTGGTTCCAGCTCGCGCGGACCACTTCCGAGGAGGTGGCTACCAAACAGGTATTCGGGCGCCCGTGCCCGCATTGCCGGGCGCCAAAGGAGCCGGCGCCGTGA
- a CDS encoding WYL domain-containing protein encodes MKRAEKRSQALASLTKTQRERLSHIDFKLYFLGELRRADVVDRFGTGPAGATRDIALYRELAPENLELDNSDKVYRPTQAFEPLFEHSAHRVLTALTQGYGEGLGELLGDEVHPMLRCEVPSALSLPKTSVLAPITRAIHRGKAVRLRYTSIDSGRTERELVPVALVDSGLRWHVRAFDRRNLQFRDFVLTRMEEPMVLEDSLVQREETAEFDLQWSRIIELELVPHPQHTRPEVVLMDYPFAEDGVLRVRVRAANAGYMLRRWSVDCSLDHQLRGMEYALGLRDPLVLYGASNARLAPGYKDPRSDREVKAL; translated from the coding sequence ATGAAACGTGCAGAGAAGCGCTCGCAAGCACTGGCGAGCCTCACGAAAACACAGCGCGAACGGCTGTCCCACATTGACTTCAAGCTGTACTTCCTTGGAGAGCTGCGACGGGCTGACGTCGTCGACCGCTTCGGGACGGGTCCTGCTGGAGCCACCCGCGATATCGCTCTGTATCGAGAGCTGGCGCCGGAAAACCTAGAGTTGGACAACTCCGACAAAGTCTACCGACCCACCCAGGCTTTTGAACCCCTGTTCGAGCACAGTGCACACCGCGTGTTGACCGCCCTTACCCAGGGCTACGGTGAAGGTCTAGGTGAGCTGTTGGGTGACGAGGTACACCCGATGCTGCGATGTGAAGTACCGTCTGCGTTGAGCCTGCCGAAGACGTCGGTGCTGGCGCCAATCACCCGCGCGATCCATCGAGGCAAGGCTGTCAGACTTCGCTACACGTCTATCGACAGTGGCCGCACCGAGCGTGAGCTTGTCCCTGTAGCCCTTGTAGATAGCGGTCTCCGCTGGCACGTGCGAGCCTTTGACCGCAGGAATCTGCAGTTCCGCGACTTCGTGCTGACCCGGATGGAGGAACCGATGGTTCTAGAGGACAGCCTCGTGCAACGCGAGGAGACTGCTGAGTTCGACCTGCAGTGGAGCCGCATCATTGAGCTGGAGCTTGTGCCGCACCCTCAGCACACGCGGCCTGAGGTTGTCCTCATGGACTACCCCTTCGCCGAAGATGGCGTGCTTCGGGTTCGTGTCCGTGCGGCCAACGCAGGCTACATGCTGCGTCGCTGGTCCGTGGACTGTTCTTTAGACCATCAGCTGCGAGGTATGGAGTACGCACTGGGCCTGCGTGACCCTCTCGTCCTGTACGGCGCAAGCAACGCACGCCTGGCGCCGGGCTACAAAGACCCACGGTCGGACCGCGAAGTTAAGGCGCTATAA
- a CDS encoding esterase, with protein MQSHFIGGTQHTVRDLPIQHREVVRNGGERLLDMNGSYAVGQLYAMEYRLARPRSPLPVLLWHGGGMTGAQWESTPDGRQGWLWRLLEAGHDVVVCDAVERGRAGWAMFPEIYADAPVFRSAEEAWELFRIGHAAPWGLGLGEPFADQRFPHADFAALVRQMVPRWLGHEAMAMAAYDALLEQFGPCVVFGHSQGGGFAVHAARRKPHLVRAVVGLEPTGMPALREDGQAFPAEMAIPHLAVWGDHFRHSPQWQKYRAQTDAYWQVLARAGGRAEVLDLPAEGIAGNSHFCMLDTNGDEVLRRVIDWLEGLTQ; from the coding sequence ATGCAAAGCCATTTCATTGGCGGCACGCAGCACACGGTGCGGGATCTGCCGATCCAGCACAGGGAGGTGGTGCGCAACGGCGGCGAGCGGCTGCTGGACATGAATGGCAGCTACGCCGTGGGCCAGCTCTACGCCATGGAGTACCGGCTGGCGCGTCCGCGCAGTCCCCTGCCCGTGCTGCTGTGGCACGGTGGCGGCATGACGGGGGCGCAGTGGGAGTCCACGCCCGATGGCCGCCAGGGCTGGCTGTGGCGCCTGCTGGAGGCGGGCCACGACGTGGTGGTCTGTGATGCCGTGGAGCGCGGCCGTGCTGGCTGGGCCATGTTCCCCGAGATCTATGCCGATGCGCCAGTGTTTCGCAGTGCCGAGGAGGCCTGGGAGCTGTTTCGCATCGGCCATGCCGCGCCTTGGGGCCTGGGGCTTGGCGAGCCCTTCGCGGACCAGCGGTTTCCGCATGCGGATTTCGCGGCCCTGGTGCGGCAGATGGTGCCGCGCTGGCTGGGCCATGAGGCCATGGCCATGGCGGCCTATGACGCGCTGCTGGAGCAGTTCGGCCCCTGCGTGGTGTTCGGCCACAGCCAGGGCGGGGGCTTTGCCGTGCATGCGGCCCGCCGCAAGCCGCATCTGGTGCGCGCCGTGGTGGGGCTGGAGCCCACGGGCATGCCGGCCCTGCGGGAGGATGGCCAGGCCTTCCCTGCCGAAATGGCGATTCCGCACCTGGCCGTGTGGGGCGACCACTTCCGGCACAGCCCGCAGTGGCAGAAATACCGCGCACAGACCGATGCCTATTGGCAGGTGCTGGCCCGCGCGGGGGGCCGCGCCGAGGTGCTGGACCTGCCGGCCGAAGGCATCGCGGGCAATTCGCATTTCTGCATGCTCGATACCAATGGCGACGAGGTGCTGCGGCGCGTGATCGACTGGCTGGAGGGACTGACGCAATGA
- a CDS encoding helix-turn-helix domain-containing protein, translating into MSDADEQWGARLKQARLAAGLSQKMLGVEAGIDSFVASARINRYELGVHKPDLLTARKLAQVLQVPMAFFYSDADDEVAELLLMYGRASGAVRKRVSEVLKG; encoded by the coding sequence ATGTCAGACGCAGATGAACAATGGGGCGCGAGGCTCAAGCAGGCACGGCTGGCCGCAGGCCTTTCGCAGAAGATGCTGGGCGTTGAGGCCGGGATTGATTCGTTCGTCGCAAGTGCGCGGATCAACCGCTATGAGCTGGGGGTCCACAAGCCGGACCTGCTGACGGCACGCAAGCTGGCGCAGGTGCTCCAGGTACCGATGGCGTTTTTCTACTCGGATGCGGATGACGAGGTGGCTGAGTTGCTGCTCATGTATGGACGGGCGAGTGGGGCGGTGCGCAAGCGGGTGAGCGAGGTGTTGAAGGGGTAG
- a CDS encoding Mov34/MPN/PAD-1 family protein — translation MKLVFRVTPKQRLIIVEHALKQMQAFAQHRSDDREAGGVLLGRHLLDSRDVVVDEVSTPQSSDRRSRYGFFRSSKHQALARQRWLEENSTSAYLGLWHTHPERDPTPSRVDQRDWQQAVADDTYEGDRLFFPIVGTHCIRIWTLSRRGTYRELKLENKNA, via the coding sequence GTGAAGCTCGTCTTTCGCGTAACGCCGAAGCAGCGGCTCATCATCGTCGAGCACGCACTCAAGCAGATGCAGGCGTTCGCCCAGCATCGCTCGGACGACCGTGAAGCAGGTGGAGTCCTTCTTGGCCGGCACCTGTTGGACTCGCGCGACGTGGTCGTCGATGAGGTGTCGACGCCGCAGAGCAGTGACCGTCGCAGCAGGTACGGGTTCTTCCGTTCTTCCAAGCACCAGGCGCTGGCGCGACAGCGATGGCTGGAAGAGAACAGCACCTCCGCCTACCTTGGGCTCTGGCACACACATCCCGAGCGCGACCCCACACCGTCGAGAGTTGACCAGCGCGACTGGCAGCAGGCTGTCGCCGACGACACCTATGAGGGCGACCGCTTGTTTTTCCCCATCGTCGGCACTCACTGCATCCGGATTTGGACGCTGAGCCGCCGAGGCACGTATCGCGAATTGAAGTTGGAGAACAAGAATGCCTAA
- a CDS encoding LysR family transcriptional regulator, whose protein sequence is MHELNLKLLQDLQALADTGSLYKAAERRHITHPAFGRRIRALEEWAGTPLVERSHQSTTLTAAGKTLLASAHEVLGILEQTHGLLQRPRHARDETITIAAGRTLSHTVLPGTITALNQAMPQLCWKVVTTSLDYGVEMLLQGKVDLLMCHAQPAIEGSLQGHHLAWLPVGQDTLIPVSIPLVPQLPKYALPAPGGGPLVPYLDYAQSMSLGKILRSHIQALCDTTRLRTVYEADLADSLHAMVHQGLGLAWLPLTLVKADLAQGRLARAAGPDKDVPINVRLYRRPAGQSKPLTRRVWAGLENLYGRSRKS, encoded by the coding sequence ATGCACGAACTCAACCTCAAGCTGCTGCAGGACCTGCAGGCCCTGGCCGACACCGGCAGCCTCTACAAGGCCGCCGAGCGCCGCCACATCACCCACCCGGCCTTCGGCCGCCGCATCCGTGCGCTGGAGGAATGGGCCGGCACGCCGCTGGTGGAGCGCAGCCACCAGTCCACCACGCTCACGGCGGCCGGCAAGACGCTGCTGGCCTCGGCCCACGAAGTGCTGGGCATCCTGGAGCAGACCCACGGCCTGCTGCAGCGCCCGCGCCACGCGCGCGACGAGACCATCACCATCGCGGCCGGCCGCACGCTCTCGCACACCGTGCTGCCCGGCACCATCACGGCCCTCAACCAGGCCATGCCCCAGCTGTGCTGGAAGGTGGTCACCACCAGCCTGGACTACGGCGTGGAAATGCTGCTGCAAGGCAAGGTGGACCTGCTCATGTGCCACGCCCAGCCCGCCATCGAAGGCAGCCTGCAGGGCCACCACCTGGCCTGGCTGCCCGTGGGCCAGGACACGCTGATCCCCGTCAGCATCCCCCTGGTTCCCCAACTGCCCAAGTACGCCCTGCCCGCCCCGGGCGGCGGCCCGCTGGTGCCCTACCTGGACTATGCGCAAAGCATGTCCCTGGGCAAGATCCTGCGCAGCCACATCCAGGCGCTGTGCGACACCACGCGCCTGCGCACCGTCTACGAGGCCGACCTTGCCGACTCCCTGCACGCCATGGTCCACCAGGGCCTGGGCCTGGCCTGGCTGCCGCTCACCCTGGTCAAGGCCGACCTCGCCCAGGGCCGGCTGGCGCGCGCGGCCGGGCCCGACAAGGATGTGCCGATCAACGTGCGGCTGTACCGGCGACCCGCAGGACAGAGCAAGCCGCTCACGCGCAGGGTCTGGGCGGGGCTGGAGAATCTTTACGGGAGAAGCCGGAAGTCCTGA
- a CDS encoding tripartite tricarboxylate transporter substrate binding protein BugE: MQRRNFMIRSLSATTAALALGALAPVQSALAADAAWPTVEPIRLIVPFPPGGTADVVNRLFAQQLGKALGASVIVENKAGAGGSLGTRYVADAKPDGYTLLGATSSTHGTNPAVYTKLSYDAVKDFTPITQVITVPGVLTVNPSVKAASLKELIALAKAQPGHLSYASSGAGGLGHLAMELFKVKADVQIMHVPYRGAGPAFTDLIGGQVSMLWEPLPASLPHIRSGKIRPLAVATPQRSSELPDVPTFAESGVPGYAVQAWNGLLAPKGLPRDLRDRLHKASVQALSDPQLRQRLAELGGTVVANTPEQFGAIIQKDVATWKQVASSSKISLD; this comes from the coding sequence ATGCAACGCCGCAATTTCATGATCCGCAGCCTGTCCGCGACCACGGCCGCCCTGGCCCTGGGTGCGCTGGCACCTGTGCAGTCGGCCCTGGCCGCCGATGCCGCCTGGCCCACGGTCGAGCCCATCCGCCTGATCGTGCCCTTTCCGCCGGGCGGCACGGCCGATGTGGTGAACCGCCTGTTCGCCCAGCAACTGGGCAAGGCCTTGGGTGCCTCGGTCATCGTGGAGAACAAGGCCGGCGCCGGTGGCTCGCTGGGCACGCGCTACGTGGCCGATGCCAAGCCGGACGGCTATACGCTGCTGGGCGCCACGTCCAGCACGCACGGCACGAATCCTGCCGTCTACACCAAGCTGTCCTATGACGCGGTCAAGGACTTCACGCCCATCACCCAGGTGATCACCGTGCCGGGCGTGCTCACCGTGAACCCCTCGGTGAAGGCGGCCAGCCTCAAGGAACTGATTGCGCTGGCCAAGGCCCAGCCCGGCCACCTGTCGTATGCATCCTCGGGCGCGGGCGGCCTGGGCCATCTGGCCATGGAGCTGTTCAAGGTCAAGGCCGATGTGCAGATCATGCACGTGCCCTACCGCGGCGCGGGCCCGGCCTTCACCGACCTGATCGGCGGCCAGGTGTCCATGCTGTGGGAGCCGCTGCCCGCCTCGCTGCCGCACATCAGGTCCGGCAAGATCCGCCCGCTGGCCGTGGCCACGCCCCAGCGCAGCAGCGAGCTGCCCGACGTGCCCACCTTCGCCGAATCCGGCGTGCCCGGCTATGCCGTGCAGGCCTGGAACGGCCTGCTGGCACCCAAGGGGCTGCCCAGGGACCTCCGCGACAGGCTGCACAAGGCCAGCGTCCAGGCCCTGTCCGACCCGCAACTGCGCCAGCGCCTGGCCGAGCTGGGCGGCACCGTGGTGGCGAACACGCCGGAGCAGTTCGGCGCCATCATCCAGAAGGATGTGGCGACCTGGAAGCAGGTGGCGTCTTCCTCGAAGATCAGCCTGGATTGA
- a CDS encoding cyclic GMP-AMP synthase DncV-like nucleotidyltransferase: MHPLIAIGLFAGIASWLLSKEKEAKMPAVQRQFENFHSAICFDEDDEKAKLREKRDTIIKALKANLGDDVPTFTNFNQGSYSMHTGVVPLDGNFDIDVGIIFDCDQNKYPDPVVLKKKVRDAVNTNFRTVLIRRPCVTVNYLSGGKVAYHVDLAIYSRDANGTLYLAKGKENSAEEHRIWEISGPKELTKLVCGAFSDSDELAQYRRCIRYLKRWRQWQFTGSGAPLSIALTVAALKWFKPNFNTSGKPVDLLAMLDWVKAMLNQFTYEYNQADGTHQRLKVMLPVAPYSDLMAKRTAVQMKTFKEKLESLRDALSDAYDEELPEDACKLLKKQFGDDFKVPEKAQTAKTVSAAVISTGNSA, translated from the coding sequence ATGCACCCCCTGATCGCCATCGGGTTGTTCGCAGGTATCGCGTCCTGGCTTCTCTCGAAAGAAAAGGAGGCCAAGATGCCTGCAGTCCAGCGTCAGTTCGAAAACTTCCACAGCGCCATCTGCTTCGATGAAGACGATGAGAAGGCCAAACTGCGCGAGAAGCGCGACACCATCATCAAGGCGCTGAAGGCCAACCTGGGTGATGACGTCCCCACGTTCACGAACTTCAACCAGGGCAGCTATTCCATGCACACGGGCGTGGTGCCGCTCGATGGCAACTTCGACATCGACGTTGGCATCATCTTCGACTGTGACCAGAACAAGTATCCCGACCCGGTGGTGCTCAAGAAGAAGGTTCGGGATGCCGTCAACACGAATTTCCGCACGGTGCTCATCCGCCGTCCGTGTGTCACCGTGAATTACTTGAGCGGTGGCAAGGTCGCATACCACGTCGACCTGGCCATCTACTCCCGTGACGCCAACGGGACGTTGTACCTGGCTAAAGGCAAGGAAAACTCGGCAGAGGAGCACCGTATCTGGGAGATCTCCGGCCCCAAGGAGTTGACCAAGCTCGTCTGCGGCGCCTTCAGCGACTCCGATGAACTGGCTCAGTACCGTCGCTGCATCCGCTACCTGAAACGCTGGCGCCAGTGGCAGTTCACCGGCTCGGGAGCTCCGCTGAGCATCGCACTGACGGTGGCGGCCCTGAAGTGGTTCAAGCCGAACTTCAACACCTCCGGCAAACCCGTCGACCTGCTGGCGATGTTGGACTGGGTCAAGGCGATGCTCAACCAGTTCACCTACGAGTACAACCAGGCCGACGGCACGCACCAACGGCTGAAGGTCATGCTGCCGGTCGCGCCGTACTCCGACCTGATGGCTAAGCGCACGGCTGTGCAGATGAAGACCTTCAAGGAGAAGCTCGAGTCGCTGCGCGACGCTCTCAGCGATGCCTACGACGAGGAACTGCCCGAGGACGCCTGCAAGCTGCTGAAGAAGCAGTTTGGCGACGACTTCAAAGTCCCCGAGAAGGCTCAGACAGCCAAGACAGTCTCGGCTGCAGTCATCAGCACTGGGAACTCAGCTTGA